From Rhizobium favelukesii, the proteins below share one genomic window:
- the cysG gene encoding siroheme synthase CysG codes for MDVLQQPRSEAPARMEPLAKLPVFWALEGKRVIVAGGSDAAAWKAELLAACGAKVDVYANELSETFEQLIVRGAEHTEGGFTRHPRAWEATIFAGAAIAIADCEEDDEAQAFFDAACKAGVPVNVIDKPAFCQFQFGSIVNRSPVVVSISTDGAAPILAQAIRRRIETLLPRALKGWAELAHSLRDRINERLTPGPLRRAFWERFVDRAFSSSDTPEESVGGLLLKEAERLREAPAAHSSRGGRVTLVGAGPGDAELLTLKAVRALQAADVILFDDLVSSEVLELARREAKRMLVGKRGGRTSCRQEDINDIMVKLAKSGKRVVRLKSGDPMIFGRAGEEIAHLDRENIPVDVIPGITAASAMASRLGISLTHRDHAQSVRFITGHSRHGGLPVDVDWTTVADPGTTTVFYMGGRTAPLIADRLVAEGLSPETPAVIISDVSRATERHWSGRLATISKGIAEIGYDNPVLIAVGSALAARQTVAGDASHVESDLRLVMGAR; via the coding sequence ATGGATGTCTTGCAGCAGCCGCGGAGTGAAGCACCCGCCCGCATGGAGCCGCTTGCCAAGCTGCCGGTCTTTTGGGCGCTCGAAGGCAAGCGCGTGATCGTCGCCGGCGGTTCCGATGCCGCCGCCTGGAAGGCCGAGCTTCTCGCTGCCTGCGGCGCGAAAGTCGATGTCTATGCAAACGAGCTTTCCGAGACATTCGAACAGCTGATCGTACGGGGTGCCGAACATACCGAAGGCGGCTTCACCCGTCACCCACGCGCATGGGAGGCAACGATCTTCGCCGGCGCGGCCATTGCCATCGCCGACTGTGAGGAAGACGATGAGGCGCAGGCCTTTTTTGACGCTGCTTGCAAGGCAGGCGTACCGGTCAATGTCATAGACAAGCCCGCCTTCTGCCAGTTCCAGTTCGGCTCGATCGTCAACCGCTCACCGGTCGTCGTGTCGATCTCGACCGATGGTGCTGCACCCATCCTCGCCCAGGCAATCCGGCGGCGGATCGAGACATTGCTGCCGCGAGCGCTGAAGGGTTGGGCGGAACTGGCCCACTCGCTGCGAGACAGGATCAATGAGCGGCTCACGCCGGGGCCGCTGCGCCGCGCCTTTTGGGAGCGTTTTGTCGATCGCGCGTTTTCAAGTTCCGATACGCCGGAGGAGAGCGTCGGCGGCCTGCTTCTCAAGGAAGCCGAACGGCTTCGGGAAGCGCCCGCCGCCCACTCTTCCAGAGGTGGCCGAGTGACGCTGGTCGGCGCCGGCCCCGGCGATGCGGAACTGCTGACCCTGAAAGCCGTGCGTGCCCTGCAGGCCGCCGATGTGATCCTCTTCGACGACCTGGTTTCTTCGGAGGTCCTGGAGCTCGCTCGGCGTGAGGCCAAGCGCATGCTGGTCGGCAAGCGCGGCGGCCGCACGAGCTGCCGCCAGGAAGACATCAACGACATCATGGTGAAGCTCGCCAAATCAGGCAAGCGCGTCGTGCGCCTGAAGTCCGGTGATCCGATGATCTTCGGCCGCGCCGGCGAGGAAATTGCCCATCTCGATCGCGAGAACATTCCGGTCGATGTCATCCCCGGCATCACTGCGGCAAGTGCCATGGCCTCCCGCCTCGGGATTTCGCTGACGCATCGCGACCACGCGCAATCCGTCCGCTTCATCACCGGCCACTCTCGCCATGGCGGCCTGCCCGTCGATGTCGATTGGACCACCGTCGCCGATCCGGGGACGACCACCGTCTTCTACATGGGCGGGCGAACAGCACCGCTCATCGCCGATCGGTTGGTGGCGGAAGGCCTGTCGCCTGAAACGCCGGCCGTCATCATCAGCGACGTCAGTCGTGCAACAGAACGCCACTGGAGCGGCAGGCTCGCGACCATCTCAAAAGGGATTGCGGAAATCGGCTATGACAATCCTGTGCTGATCGCTGTCGGCAGCGCGCTTGCGGCACGCCAGACCGTCGCTGGCGATGCCAGTCACGTCGAAAGCGATCTCCGCTTGGTCATGGGCGCGCGCTGA
- the nirD gene encoding nitrite reductase small subunit NirD, with translation MDMNWIAIGDISEIPLRGARCVKTPQGKIAVFRTAENEVFAIEDHCPHKGGPLSQGIVHAKAVTCPLHNWVISLETGKALGADEGEVRTIPVRNEDGALFIALESLMMAAE, from the coding sequence ATGGACATGAATTGGATTGCAATCGGCGACATCTCCGAAATTCCGCTCAGGGGCGCCCGCTGCGTGAAGACCCCCCAGGGCAAGATCGCGGTCTTCCGAACGGCCGAAAACGAAGTCTTCGCCATCGAGGACCACTGCCCGCACAAGGGCGGGCCGCTCTCCCAGGGCATCGTCCATGCCAAGGCGGTCACCTGCCCGCTGCACAACTGGGTGATCTCGCTCGAAACCGGCAAGGCGCTCGGGGCCGACGAGGGCGAAGTACGGACCATTCCGGTGCGCAACGAAGACGGCGCCCTCTTCATCGCTCTCGAAAGCCTGATGATGGCGGCCGAATAA
- a CDS encoding DUF882 domain-containing protein, whose product MPDLNGNTRPSRLSWRPRYTDLCGKVFRTVMAALLALVVSSPVLVSSPSEAAGETRSLKLYFIHTGEKAVITYKRNGRYDPKGLQQLNRFLRDWRKNQPTRMDPRLFDLIWEVYRQSGSRDYINVVCGFRSPATNAMLKGRSRNSGVAEKSQHMLGKAMDFFIPDVKLATLRGIGMKMQVGGVGFYPKSGSPFVHMDVGGVRAWPRMSREELVRLFPNGNTMHIPSDGRPLPGYEQAVADYKRRVSSSQVQMASSGAYSGSSSSDQPKHKTLFAALFGGGADEAEDSSDDDSSAAVAVAKASPPTADMPNAANPGEQVPAQATEVANVTAPVPQVRPAFANQQGGSEVASALVAPQSGNAAQQALSAVTEQGQQQFADLSAYSVPVPSLLGPRRSAGDAEVASADPAAGTGSLTAVPRPAERPALAEKLLAAAKADAEAEDDVADQEDTLSPAVADALDQQNGDDDRQVASSQPPVTSVEQVINAATPQKVPSEKSPLQLAALAPATKSASFGDAFDAPKSADANGLSQGLPTKGGRPTKHEAAEADASRATVRTEPKLTQKIISQWALTNARMEMVTRPVKAPRFVSQTLRAQPTAVYAEGFTKTASIDPGRFSGSAVNFMEVRKFDSN is encoded by the coding sequence TTGCCGGATCTGAATGGGAATACGAGACCTTCGCGCTTGAGCTGGCGCCCAAGGTACACGGACCTTTGCGGAAAGGTGTTTAGGACGGTTATGGCCGCCCTTCTCGCACTCGTCGTTTCGTCACCGGTTCTGGTCAGCTCGCCTTCCGAGGCGGCCGGCGAAACACGCAGTCTCAAACTCTATTTCATTCACACCGGCGAAAAGGCCGTCATCACCTACAAGCGAAACGGCCGGTACGATCCGAAGGGTCTGCAGCAGCTGAACCGATTCCTTCGCGACTGGCGCAAGAACCAGCCGACGAGAATGGACCCCCGCCTTTTCGACCTCATCTGGGAAGTCTACCGCCAGAGCGGCTCGCGCGACTATATCAACGTCGTCTGCGGCTTCCGTTCGCCGGCCACCAACGCCATGCTGAAGGGCCGCTCGCGCAATTCCGGCGTCGCCGAGAAGAGCCAGCACATGCTCGGCAAGGCGATGGATTTCTTCATTCCTGATGTCAAACTCGCCACTTTGCGCGGCATTGGCATGAAAATGCAGGTCGGCGGCGTTGGATTCTATCCGAAATCCGGCTCTCCCTTCGTTCACATGGATGTCGGCGGCGTCCGCGCCTGGCCGCGCATGAGCCGCGAAGAACTGGTCCGGCTTTTCCCGAACGGCAACACGATGCACATCCCATCGGATGGCCGTCCGCTGCCGGGTTACGAGCAGGCCGTGGCCGATTACAAGCGCCGCGTGAGCTCTTCGCAGGTGCAGATGGCAAGCTCCGGCGCTTATTCGGGCTCGTCATCGAGCGACCAGCCCAAACACAAGACGCTGTTTGCCGCCCTGTTTGGGGGTGGCGCCGACGAGGCTGAAGACAGTTCCGATGATGATAGCAGCGCAGCCGTGGCGGTCGCCAAGGCGTCGCCGCCGACGGCTGACATGCCAAACGCCGCCAATCCCGGCGAGCAAGTGCCCGCGCAGGCTACCGAAGTCGCAAACGTAACCGCGCCGGTTCCGCAGGTGCGTCCGGCGTTCGCCAATCAGCAAGGCGGTAGCGAGGTGGCTAGCGCCCTTGTCGCTCCGCAATCCGGAAACGCAGCGCAACAGGCCCTTTCTGCTGTGACTGAGCAAGGTCAGCAGCAGTTCGCGGATCTCAGCGCCTACAGCGTACCGGTGCCTTCTCTGCTTGGACCGCGCCGCTCTGCGGGTGACGCGGAAGTCGCTTCGGCCGATCCGGCTGCGGGGACGGGGAGCCTCACAGCAGTTCCGAGGCCGGCTGAACGACCGGCGCTTGCCGAAAAGCTTCTGGCAGCGGCGAAGGCCGATGCTGAAGCCGAAGACGACGTGGCAGACCAGGAGGATACGCTTTCTCCGGCCGTTGCCGATGCCCTTGACCAGCAGAATGGTGACGACGACCGCCAGGTCGCGTCCAGCCAGCCGCCGGTCACGAGCGTCGAGCAGGTTATCAACGCGGCAACGCCACAAAAGGTTCCAAGCGAAAAGTCGCCACTGCAGCTTGCCGCTCTCGCGCCTGCCACGAAGTCCGCAAGCTTCGGCGATGCCTTCGATGCACCGAAGTCGGCGGATGCCAATGGGCTGTCGCAGGGCCTGCCGACCAAGGGTGGCCGCCCGACGAAGCATGAGGCCGCAGAAGCCGACGCCAGCCGTGCGACGGTTCGCACCGAGCCGAAGCTGACGCAGAAGATCATCTCGCAGTGGGCGCTCACCAATGCCCGCATGGAAATGGTCACCAGGCCGGTCAAGGCGCCGCGCTTCGTCAGCCAGACGCTGCGTGCCCAGCCGACTGCAGTCTATGCCGAAGGCTTCACCAAGACGGCCTCCATCGATCCGGGCCGCTTCAGCGGCAGCGCCGTCAACTTCATGGAAGTGCGGAAGTTCGACTCGAACTAA
- a CDS encoding nitrate reductase, with translation MDTEVKTTCPYCGVGCGVIAKVADDGKVSVKGDPDHPSNFGRLCSKGSALGETVDLDGRVLHPEISGERAEWGQALDLVAQRFSDAIAEHGPNSVAFYVSGQLLTEDYYVANKLMKGFIGSANIDTNSRLCMSSSVAGHRRAFGSDTVPGTYEDIELADLVILTGSNLAWCHPVIYQRLAAAKATRPGMKVVVIDPRQTMTADIADLHLAIRPDSDVALYVGLFEHLIAVNAIDQNYVAEHTTGFAEAFSSASGTSFNEVLELTGLPAMQLREFYRLFAATEKVVTCYSQGVNQSSSGTDKVNAIINCHLATGRIGRPGMGPFSLTGQPNAMGGREVGGLANMLAAHMAIESAEDRNRVQRFWRSPAIAGKPGLKAVDMFRAVADGRIKALWIMATNPVVSMPDADAVEAAIKACPFVVVSDVLKDTDTTRHAHVLLPSLGWGEKSGTVTNSERRISRQRSFLDAPGEARADWWQLAEVARRMGFSQAFDFPSNAEIFDEHAALSAFENNGNRDFDIGSYVGMNRQSYDELPPFQWPQPAGHGATETRFFAKGGFYHADGKARFIAVKPAASDRTNADYPFTLNTGRIRDQWHTMTRTGKSARLSSHIAEPFAELHPRDAIEIGVGKAGLVEIESPHGRAVVRALITERQARGSIFVPMHWNDQFAAKARIDALVAPLTDAHSGQPASKNVAVAARRFKAARYGFAVSQAKPDNLDAAYWALAKAEGGWRVELAFDQPVEDWCAWCRTTFAIPDGVEPLGYADQQSGDLRLAFFDGRRLIAALFLAREPVAVARNWAISQLTAEHTNLRKRFALVAGRPGADKPDPGATVCSCFGVGVNQIVAAVRGGCHSIEAVGKELNAGTNCGSCRAEIRGIIDGCLAAAAE, from the coding sequence ATGGACACAGAGGTTAAGACAACCTGTCCCTATTGCGGCGTCGGTTGCGGCGTCATCGCCAAGGTCGCAGACGACGGCAAGGTTTCCGTCAAGGGCGACCCGGATCACCCCTCCAATTTCGGACGGCTGTGTTCGAAGGGCTCGGCGCTCGGCGAAACCGTCGATCTCGATGGGCGCGTTCTCCATCCGGAGATTTCGGGGGAGCGAGCAGAATGGGGGCAGGCGCTTGACCTCGTCGCGCAACGATTTTCGGATGCCATCGCCGAACACGGACCCAATTCCGTTGCCTTCTATGTCTCCGGTCAGTTGCTGACCGAAGATTATTACGTCGCCAACAAGCTGATGAAGGGCTTCATCGGCTCGGCGAACATCGACACCAATTCGCGTCTGTGCATGTCGTCCTCCGTCGCCGGCCACCGTCGCGCCTTCGGCTCGGACACTGTGCCAGGCACCTATGAGGATATCGAGCTTGCCGATCTGGTGATCCTCACCGGCTCGAACCTCGCCTGGTGCCACCCGGTCATCTATCAGCGGCTGGCGGCTGCCAAGGCCACTCGCCCCGGCATGAAGGTCGTCGTCATCGATCCGCGGCAGACGATGACAGCCGATATCGCCGACCTGCATTTGGCCATCCGGCCCGACAGCGATGTCGCACTTTACGTCGGCCTGTTCGAGCACCTGATCGCGGTCAACGCCATCGACCAGAATTACGTGGCTGAACATACGACCGGCTTTGCCGAGGCGTTTTCGTCCGCCTCCGGCACCTCCTTCAACGAAGTGTTGGAGCTGACCGGCCTGCCAGCCATGCAGCTTCGCGAGTTCTATCGCCTCTTTGCCGCCACCGAGAAGGTGGTCACCTGCTACAGCCAGGGCGTCAACCAGTCCTCGTCAGGTACGGACAAGGTCAACGCCATCATCAACTGTCACCTCGCCACCGGCCGTATTGGCCGGCCCGGCATGGGGCCCTTCTCCCTCACCGGCCAGCCGAATGCGATGGGCGGGCGTGAGGTCGGCGGGCTTGCCAACATGCTTGCCGCCCACATGGCAATCGAAAGTGCTGAGGATCGCAACCGCGTCCAACGCTTCTGGCGGTCGCCGGCGATTGCCGGAAAGCCGGGTCTGAAGGCGGTCGACATGTTCAGGGCCGTCGCCGACGGGCGCATCAAGGCGCTCTGGATCATGGCGACCAACCCGGTCGTTTCCATGCCGGATGCCGACGCCGTCGAAGCCGCCATCAAGGCCTGTCCGTTTGTCGTCGTCTCCGACGTCCTGAAGGACACCGATACCACGCGTCACGCCCACGTCCTTCTGCCCTCGTTGGGTTGGGGCGAAAAGAGCGGTACGGTCACCAACTCCGAGCGCCGCATCTCGCGCCAGCGCTCCTTCCTCGATGCACCGGGAGAAGCGCGCGCCGATTGGTGGCAGCTCGCCGAGGTGGCCCGGCGGATGGGCTTTTCCCAAGCCTTCGACTTCCCCTCCAATGCGGAGATCTTCGACGAGCATGCCGCCCTCTCCGCCTTCGAGAACAACGGCAATCGCGACTTCGACATCGGTTCATACGTCGGTATGAACCGTCAGTCCTATGACGAACTCCCGCCTTTCCAGTGGCCGCAGCCTGCAGGCCACGGTGCGACTGAGACCCGCTTCTTCGCCAAGGGCGGCTTCTACCACGCTGACGGCAAGGCACGCTTCATCGCCGTCAAACCGGCCGCCTCTGATCGCACCAACGCCGACTATCCCTTCACGCTGAACACCGGCCGCATCCGCGACCAGTGGCACACGATGACGCGCACCGGCAAAAGCGCACGCCTCTCCTCCCACATCGCCGAGCCCTTCGCCGAGCTGCACCCGCGCGACGCTATCGAAATCGGCGTCGGCAAAGCCGGCCTCGTCGAGATCGAAAGCCCGCACGGCAGAGCCGTGGTTCGCGCCCTGATCACAGAGCGCCAGGCCCGCGGCAGTATTTTCGTGCCTATGCACTGGAACGATCAGTTTGCCGCCAAGGCCCGCATCGACGCCCTCGTCGCGCCTTTGACCGACGCGCACTCGGGCCAACCCGCCTCGAAAAACGTCGCAGTCGCTGCCCGACGCTTCAAGGCGGCGCGCTACGGCTTTGCGGTCTCCCAAGCCAAGCCGGACAATCTCGATGCCGCGTATTGGGCGTTGGCAAAGGCCGAAGGCGGGTGGCGGGTGGAGCTCGCCTTCGACCAACCGGTGGAGGACTGGTGCGCGTGGTGCCGCACCACTTTCGCTATCCCCGACGGCGTCGAACCACTTGGTTACGCCGACCAGCAATCCGGCGATCTGAGGCTCGCCTTCTTCGACGGCAGGCGGCTGATTGCGGCCCTGTTCCTGGCGCGCGAACCGGTGGCGGTTGCCCGCAACTGGGCGATCTCGCAGCTCACCGCCGAACACACCAATCTGCGCAAGCGCTTCGCTCTCGTTGCGGGTCGCCCTGGCGCAGACAAGCCTGATCCGGGCGCCACCGTCTGTTCCTGCTTCGGCGTCGGCGTCAACCAGATCGTCGCCGCCGTTCGCGGCGGCTGCCACAGCATCGAAGCCGTCGGCAAAGAACTCAATGCCGGAACCAATTGCGGCTCCTGCCGCGCCGAGATCAGGGGGATCATCGATGGATGTCTTGCAGCAGCCGCGGAGTGA
- a CDS encoding HPP family protein, producing MSNPSSPKVDPRHRFRLRLFSPILAGATLRERMLACLGALIAIALTGMVCGYFFGQGSHLPLIVAPMGASAVLLFAVPASPLAQPWSIIGGNTISAMMGIIAAHFIHEPIIAIGVGVSLAIGAMSFTRCLHPPGGAAALTAVLGGPAVASWGLLFPFVPVALNSCILVALGIVFHRLGRRNYPHIAAPAPVNTHQTIDPPSATRNGFREEDVDAALAKFEETFDIDRGDLSRLLRQVEVEAAVRSHGTVRCADIMSRDVIAVGENATAEEARALLLKHNVRTLPVKDGSGRLMGTVGLRELMQAEQLSDHIATAAIASPDAPAISLLPDLTDGRTHAVVIVDAGGHVLGLISQTDLLSAIAHMLPEQTGRIAA from the coding sequence ATGTCAAATCCCAGCAGTCCAAAGGTCGATCCTCGTCACCGCTTCCGCCTCCGCCTGTTTTCGCCGATCCTGGCCGGCGCCACGCTGCGGGAGCGCATGCTTGCCTGCCTTGGCGCACTGATTGCGATCGCGCTGACCGGTATGGTCTGCGGTTACTTCTTTGGCCAGGGCTCTCATCTGCCGTTGATTGTCGCGCCGATGGGCGCTTCGGCCGTTCTCCTTTTCGCCGTGCCGGCAAGCCCGCTGGCGCAGCCATGGTCGATCATTGGCGGCAACACGATTTCCGCGATGATGGGTATCATCGCCGCGCACTTCATCCATGAGCCGATCATCGCAATTGGCGTGGGTGTCTCGCTGGCGATCGGTGCCATGTCGTTCACCCGCTGCCTGCACCCGCCCGGCGGTGCTGCGGCGCTGACCGCTGTGCTGGGCGGCCCGGCAGTGGCAAGCTGGGGGCTGCTCTTCCCCTTCGTGCCGGTGGCACTGAACTCCTGCATTCTGGTGGCGCTCGGCATTGTCTTTCACAGGCTCGGGCGGCGAAACTATCCGCATATCGCCGCTCCGGCGCCGGTCAATACGCATCAGACGATCGATCCGCCGTCCGCGACACGCAACGGTTTTCGCGAGGAGGATGTCGACGCGGCGTTGGCGAAATTCGAGGAAACCTTCGATATCGATCGCGGCGACCTGAGCCGCTTGCTGCGGCAGGTCGAGGTCGAGGCCGCCGTTCGCTCCCACGGCACTGTCCGCTGTGCCGATATCATGTCGCGCGATGTGATCGCGGTCGGCGAGAACGCCACCGCGGAAGAGGCGCGCGCTCTGCTCCTAAAGCACAATGTCCGCACGCTTCCCGTAAAGGATGGCAGCGGCCGATTGATGGGCACGGTCGGGCTGCGGGAATTGATGCAGGCCGAGCAGCTTTCCGATCACATTGCAACGGCGGCAATCGCCTCTCCGGATGCGCCCGCCATCAGCCTGTTGCCTGACCTGACGGACGGGCGCACCCACGCAGTTGTCATTGTCGATGCCGGCGGCCACGTGCTTGGGCTCATCTCGCAGACGGACCTGCTCAGCGCCATTGCTCACATGCTGCCGGAACAGACAGGGCGCATCGCCGCCTGA
- a CDS encoding LysR substrate-binding domain-containing protein: MDLSSIEIFKAVASHCSVTKAAAAVGRAPSNVTTRIQQLEEDLAVALFSRDGKKMSLTREGLIFLSYATRLADLAEEARQAVRPLAVSGTLRVGTMESTAASRLPDVIRRFGSLWPHVSLQLTMGATRDLMQSVLAEELDCALVARPPETSLDQTRYGDLDLGRFDARRIYVEDLILVLPPKHPDVKAAADLRVGTLAVMEPGCTYRRMAEEWAQGVTPLRTLELASYHAILASIVAGNAFGVMPRSVFDLLRWPVDIVTGKIGAVETFLVHRKGERSDSFEAFHDVLIASRGRDGPSIPGG; encoded by the coding sequence ATGGATCTGTCGTCAATCGAAATTTTCAAGGCGGTCGCATCTCATTGCAGCGTCACGAAGGCGGCGGCGGCAGTCGGCCGCGCACCGTCGAACGTCACGACGCGCATCCAGCAGCTCGAAGAGGATCTCGCGGTGGCGCTGTTCAGCCGCGACGGCAAGAAGATGTCGCTGACGCGCGAAGGCTTGATCTTCCTATCCTATGCGACGCGGCTTGCCGATCTGGCGGAGGAAGCAAGGCAGGCCGTGCGTCCGCTGGCGGTATCGGGCACACTTCGCGTCGGAACGATGGAGAGCACGGCCGCAAGCCGGCTTCCGGATGTGATCAGGCGGTTTGGATCGCTTTGGCCCCACGTCTCCCTGCAGCTCACAATGGGAGCAACGCGAGACCTCATGCAGAGCGTGCTGGCCGAAGAGCTGGACTGCGCATTGGTCGCCCGGCCGCCAGAGACGTCGCTCGACCAGACACGCTACGGGGATCTCGACCTGGGCAGGTTCGATGCGCGGCGCATCTATGTCGAGGACCTCATTCTCGTCCTTCCTCCGAAACACCCCGACGTCAAAGCCGCGGCCGACCTGCGTGTTGGGACACTTGCCGTGATGGAGCCAGGGTGCACCTATCGGCGGATGGCCGAGGAGTGGGCTCAGGGCGTCACCCCGCTGCGCACGCTGGAACTCGCCTCCTACCATGCGATACTCGCGAGCATTGTCGCCGGCAATGCCTTTGGCGTAATGCCGCGCTCGGTGTTCGATCTCTTGCGCTGGCCCGTCGACATCGTCACCGGTAAGATCGGTGCGGTGGAGACATTTCTCGTCCACCGAAAGGGCGAGCGATCGGATTCGTTCGAGGCCTTTCACGACGTCCTCATTGCCTCGCGGGGCAGGGACGGTCCCTCAATTCCCGGCGGCTGA
- a CDS encoding M3 family oligoendopeptidase, translating into MKNTLSGTAIKFSASSAASATDAALGELPTWKLQDLYPSATSTAFTGDMDKAGKQAIAFEEKWKGKLADAATRTGTEGIGQALKEYEALDDIIGRLGSFAGLTYFSDTSNPVNGKLYGDAQAKITEFSSHLLFFALELNRIDDAVIDACMANDPDAGHYRPWLVDLRKDKPFQLDDKLEQLFLEKSMTSAAAFNRLFDETMTELRFDIDGEKLPLEVTLNMLQEKDPEVRHKAAMALAKTFKENLRTFTLITNTLAKDKDISDRWRGFEDISDSRHLANRVERDVVDALAAAVKQAYPRLSHRYYKMKAKWLGMDQMNFWDRNAPLPETSNAVISWSEAKDTVLSAYGDFAPEMAAIAKRFFDEQWIDAPVRPGKAPGAFAHPTVPSAHPYVLVNYLGKPRDVMTLAHELGHGVHQVLASAQGALMCQTPLTLAETASVFGEMLTFRALLDKTKDKRERKAMLAQKVEDMINTVVRQIAFYEFERKVHTARKAGELTPEDIGELWLSVQSESLGPAIKISEGYETYWAYIPHFIHSPFYVYAYAFGDCLVNSLYAVYQKADKGFQEKYFELLKAGGTKHHSQLLKPFGLDATDPSFWSKGLSMIEGLIDELEALDRG; encoded by the coding sequence ATGAAAAACACGCTCTCCGGCACCGCCATTAAATTTTCGGCGAGTTCGGCTGCCTCCGCGACGGATGCCGCCCTCGGCGAGTTGCCGACGTGGAAACTGCAGGACCTCTACCCTTCCGCAACCTCGACGGCCTTCACCGGCGACATGGACAAGGCCGGCAAACAGGCAATCGCCTTCGAAGAGAAGTGGAAGGGCAAGCTTGCCGACGCCGCGACCAGGACGGGCACCGAGGGCATCGGCCAGGCGCTGAAGGAATACGAGGCGCTGGACGACATCATCGGCCGCCTCGGCTCCTTTGCCGGCCTCACCTATTTCTCCGACACGTCAAACCCGGTCAACGGCAAGCTATATGGCGACGCGCAAGCGAAGATCACCGAGTTTTCCAGCCACCTTCTTTTCTTCGCACTCGAACTCAACCGCATCGACGATGCGGTCATCGATGCCTGCATGGCGAACGATCCGGATGCCGGCCACTATCGCCCTTGGCTCGTCGACCTGCGCAAGGACAAGCCCTTCCAGCTGGACGACAAGCTGGAACAGCTCTTCCTCGAAAAATCGATGACGTCGGCGGCCGCCTTCAATCGCCTGTTTGACGAGACGATGACGGAACTGCGCTTCGACATCGACGGCGAAAAGCTCCCGCTGGAAGTCACCCTGAACATGCTGCAGGAAAAGGACCCCGAGGTTCGCCACAAGGCCGCGATGGCATTGGCCAAGACCTTCAAGGAAAACCTCCGCACCTTCACGCTGATCACCAACACGCTCGCCAAGGACAAGGACATTTCCGACCGCTGGCGCGGCTTCGAGGACATTTCCGATAGCAGGCACCTTGCCAACCGCGTCGAGCGCGACGTGGTCGATGCGCTCGCTGCCGCCGTCAAGCAAGCTTACCCGCGCCTCTCGCACCGCTATTATAAGATGAAGGCAAAGTGGCTCGGCATGGACCAGATGAACTTCTGGGACCGCAACGCGCCGCTGCCGGAGACCTCCAACGCCGTCATCTCCTGGAGCGAGGCGAAGGACACCGTGCTTTCTGCCTACGGCGACTTCGCGCCGGAGATGGCTGCGATCGCCAAACGCTTCTTCGACGAACAATGGATCGACGCGCCGGTCCGCCCCGGCAAGGCACCTGGCGCCTTCGCGCATCCGACGGTCCCATCGGCCCACCCCTATGTGCTCGTCAACTATCTCGGCAAGCCGCGCGACGTGATGACGCTTGCACATGAGCTCGGCCACGGCGTGCATCAGGTCCTCGCCAGCGCCCAGGGCGCCTTGATGTGCCAGACGCCGCTCACTCTCGCCGAAACGGCCTCGGTCTTCGGCGAAATGCTGACCTTCCGGGCACTCCTCGACAAGACGAAGGACAAGCGCGAACGCAAAGCGATGCTCGCTCAGAAGGTCGAGGACATGATCAACACGGTCGTGCGCCAGATTGCTTTCTACGAGTTCGAGCGTAAGGTCCACACGGCCCGCAAGGCGGGCGAACTGACGCCGGAGGACATCGGCGAACTCTGGCTGTCCGTGCAGTCGGAGAGCCTCGGACCGGCAATCAAGATATCAGAGGGCTACGAGACCTACTGGGCCTACATCCCGCACTTCATTCACTCGCCCTTCTACGTCTACGCCTATGCCTTCGGCGATTGCCTGGTGAACTCGCTCTATGCCGTCTATCAGAAGGCCGACAAGGGCTTCCAGGAGAAGTATTTCGAACTTCTGAAGGCCGGCGGCACCAAGCACCATTCGCAGCTGCTGAAGCCTTTCGGCCTCGATGCGACTGATCCGTCGTTCTGGAGCAAGGGCCTGTCGATGATCGAAGGGCTGATCGACGAATTGGAAGCGCTTGATAGAGGCTGA